The following DNA comes from Apis cerana isolate GH-2021 linkage group LG14, AcerK_1.0, whole genome shotgun sequence.
GTAGCACGTGGTACTAGATGTTGCGAAGCGCGTGTGATTCATCTCGTGAAGGCGTCTCTCTGTTTTATCGAGGAGCGCAAAAactagaagaaaagaagaaatttagcGAAAGTTTAGAAACTATTGgtacgagagagaaagagagagagagagagatatgagATATAGCGGAGATGCCAATGCCAATGCCGATCCCGATCCCGATCCCAGCCATTCGATTCGTAAAGGGTTATCACTTTAGGTCGCGTACATATATatcgctttttttttccaacggtCCAAAAATATTCGACCACTCGTTCGTACAAATTTTTCGTCTTTCTTTCGCTCCGTCCCCGCTCTCTTactttttccatatttctctgtatttctctcgaaacgaccacctccccccctccttcctccgcactctcctcttttcctttccgcTTCTCTtcgctctctctcccctctcttctCCCCAAACTACATGCGAGCATGCGTGTCCACACCCACACGATGTACCGTcctttatctctttctcttcgttcgattcttttttttcccttcgatttctccccctccccaccctctccctctttttttttgcgccTCTCGCGAATGTCGGCATTCTTCTCGTATATACACCCAATACCCCTTTCTTCCCGTCTTTGACCGTTGATTCGCGATCTTTTTTCCACCGTTTTCGTTCGTCCCATCGtctccttatttttcttttgcccATCTTCCCACAGCCGGTTCTCCCTTTTCTCGAATTCCTTTTACCTACTCtcttcgtatttttcttctcttctttccgcGCCCACCTGCCTAGTAccatctcttcttcttcttcttcctcttcttcctcttcctcctcttcttcttcttcttcttcttcttcttcttcttcttcttcttcgtcttcggACGAAACGACCATCGAATTTTTTGCTCCTCGACCTCGAaagaagatcgatcgatctttgtCACTCGACGCGGCAACAGTCGGTCGATTGCTCCTGCTGCGATTCGATGCGATCGACTATGTATCCcttattttttcgtattccATCCGTTTCAACGTTTCGAACGTCGATTGAAATCTAAACCGGGAGGGAAATACGTTTGTACGGTGTATCGGCGTTTTGGACGAATGCTAACTGGTGTACGTTATCGAAGAAACGTAACGAACAGATGATGTAAGATAAATTAGAACCGGAAATTCATAGTTGGATTTTACAACATAGTTGCTGCGCTCGCATTTACATTCGAAAATCTTCCATTCCTGATAAGAATTCGTTAACGTTTGCCGTAAAATCGTGCAAAACACGATTTGCTGCTGACGCGATGCTTTCAAATTTGCAACCACGaccacgatatttttttctcgattttctcGAGCGCCGACGACCATCGCTCGTTCCATATGAGAATCGTACgtatattcgattattatcggaaaattattatcggagattgttattaatcgaaatcgtGGGAAgggaattgttgaaaaatgaagttaaaatcgatcgatattcgatattcgattaCGGGGAGAGATTGGAAGGGATTCGCGTGGaattgaagaagaagagaatggGTCCAGCGATCGATGCGATGCACGAAACGTTGGCTGCGCGAATTCCAAGTAAGTAAGTAGACACGAACGACGAACCGGCCTCGATCCGCTACGAAGGTCACGGTCGCTGCACAGCCTAGGTCAGGCCCATCGCTTATTATCGCGTTAAGGCTGTCTCTGAAAGTGACAGGCCGCTGTTAGAACTCTCGTATTTTCGGATACCCCGTCTCTCCTATCGCGTATTTCTTTCCTAATCGGAGACACGAcgacgtcgtcgtcgtcgtcgtcatcgtcgtcgtcccTTCTATGTAGAGCGGATCATACTCGCCTCCGcctccttcttctctcctctcatCTCGTTTCGCCAACtcattcttcttcctcttttcaatcgttttcgtatatcgatttaaataaccaatataaataacgaaacaatagataataaatgaatttaattatcgattgttCGCACCGCTTgcgggaggaggagaaggagagagagagagagagagagagagagaaaggaaaaacgaaacgagacgctttctctctctctctctctctctctatcgtaTCGCGCATATACGCGCGATATAATTGGATCGGTATCTCGTTATATTTTTGACGCGATATACTACCGTGTGAGGTAGATACGTATCTACTTTACTTATACACGCATCAGTCTtggtgaaattaataaatctgaaaTGGATATATTAAACCGTTGGATAATGATAGCGTAGATAGTAGCACTGCGGTCAGCATACTCGCAGACAGGCGCCATTCCATCAGTGACTCTCAATTCGTTACGGTTTCTTTCGTTTTACGAGTGAAATGTTTCGAAAAGCGAGAGATTAGAGAATACTGGAGCAAATTGTTCGCATGCCGTCCGTTCGATCCATCTTCTATGTGTTACGCCCAAACATTTGGGGGAGgcgggaagggggagggaaggaagatGAGTCGAAAGTCttcgtttttttcaatttttacaactTTTCTGAAATCGTAATTCgtctttaattaaatccacgtaataaatatttattcggcTTGAACTTTCTATCCACATTTCCCCTCGTTCCCCGATCAAATCCgatgatgaaaaattgttattcgaTCGTCGTGAAATTCTCGATTTTCGAACGAGAGAAAATCGGAAGAGATgaattttcgcgaaaattgttagaggaagaaaaaaaacaaaaatgagcagaaaacaaaaacaaaaacagaaaacaaagaaaagaaaaaaaaagaaaaagaaatgatcgaGTCAAGTAAATGAGCGAGGGTGAAAAATGGAGGATGAAATGGAAATAAGTaggaagggaggaaaaatGAAGGTGAAACGATCGTTGAAGATTATCGCGCAAGATCTAATTTGATCGGTGCGCGGATAGATACGTTCGatattgatcgatcgatccagcCCCGCGAGCTATAACGTCGATCTACAAAACCAGTTTGTCGTGTTCCTAACTCTCGCGAAGATATTAACAGCACGAATCTCGATGCAACGTTGCAACGCGAGTGTgtttaaaaactattacaGTTATATAACAATTCGATGAGTATTATCGTCAACTGTACAGTATCATAATATTAGATCAATATCGATCAGTGTCGAATTACCGGGCTCTACCTTACGCAAATTCTCATTTCAtcttacattaatataaactgttaaatttctttcttcttcgatatCGTTATCGAAACGTTcgataacaacaacaacaacaacaacaacaacaacaacaacaacaacaacaacaataacaacaataatagtaatagtaatagtaatagtaatataataataataataattcttttctcttttccaccattgattgaaaattatttcgaacttCGCGTACAACGTTTACCACGATCGGGACATATTTATATTCCGTAACGAATGAATCGCGATACACGCGtccttctctttccctcttccttCTTATTCATTCGGCTATTTATCTAACTCCgttatttctttctcctcttgtTTTTCAACTTCCCGTTTCAAGACGAACAACACGTTTGATTTCGAATGCACGCGATACGCGATAAAGCAGGTTCGTAACCGTAGATAGGTTCGGGCCCTTTATTTATGagagacgaaaaaaaagaaaaagaaaaaaaagaaaaaaaaagtaagaaaacagaagaaaaaaggaaaaagaaagagaaaaaggacgAAGGAGCGTGTATGTTGAtcggggaaggggagggggagggagaaggagggaggaacGCGTGACCCAAATGCGAATTTTATCGAGTTACGCCGTGTTATAATGTCGAAGTGCATTTTCTATTGCAGGCTGGTTTCGACACGCGATGTAAATTACTCGAGGGCGGCAATTTTTACATCCGGTTTTGCCGTGAACGCGCAACCCCTCCCGATACCCGACGATTCCAACTTTCGACGCGGAAAACACGGTTTCGTTGGACGAGTAACGGAAACGCGATAACTATTCCCAGATAAACTCTAGGCAGCTTTCGAGGtacatatacgtatgtacgcctatttccctctctctctctctctctctcccctctccctctccctctccctctcccccctctcctcgtATACGCGATAAGCGAAATCGCTtatcatcgatcgaaatcgaatatgaatttaatatcggTGGAAATATTAGTAGCCGAGTAAAAGACAGAGAGACGTATACCTTATATCGCATATGTATTATCGAGCGAATTTCGATGATGGGagcgagagaagaagaaattgggagagaggggagggaggggggaaggggagaggggatATGGGGCATAAGCTTGGACAAAGATACGGGAACGAAATAGAAATGGAATGGAACGAAATGGATACACCAGCGGCGCATTAATTTCGAGGTTCAACGACCTATCGCGTAAGTGTGTAGATATACATTTCTATACTCGCGCAAAGTTCTATCCCGTTTATGGGAGTTGGCTGTATAACCGACGAATTTTACCGAATCTTTTCTACTCTTACTCTCTCCTACCATCCTCGAATCGTTTCGCTTTATCGCATATACGATTCGTCGTCCAATCGATTATTCTTGGGCCAATTCCATTTCCCTGCAAATTCTTCttatcgatctttttttctcttctcttctcttctcttctcttttttccttctttccttcttttccgaTCGAAACCTCTTCATCTCAAGATCGTGCCGCGTAATCGTGATCGCGAGCGAAGAACAAAATCGAGGATCGCGAAGTTAGCCCTTCACGAAGTTAGCTCTATCCTGTATCGGAGATCGGGGATCGAAGATGCGCGGAGAAATGTCGCGCGATATTTTTACACATGATCGACCACGGTCGTGCGAGCGATACGGGTATTTGCGAGgaatgaaacgaaagaagCGGACGATAGCGGCGAAAAGTGCATCTCGTCTCGAGGATGAGGATACGGGACGACGAGAGGCGAAAGACCGAGTCTcgtatcaattatttcttcatttatttataggcAGGGCCACGACACCGTCGTATCATCGTGGTTGTTGTTTTCCATCATTTCCACTCGATTCCAAGACTCGACGACACTCCTTTTCGCTTTCtcccctttccttccttcgaccGTTCCTTCCGTTCTTCCTTCGCCCAAATATAACACTTTATATAACaagattatttctataaattcgtttctttttttcttcttctttttctttttcttccccttttttatcattttgtcaatttttttcgtaatcgATATCGAGTTTCGTTTCGTTGTTATGTTCGTCGtaaaacgaacgaaacgaaaaaaaaaagaaaaaaagaaagaaaacaccAAAAAGTATTCTCGCTCGAacgaaactctctctctctctctctctctctgtgcaTCATCCAAGTAGCTTTCTCTCGGTATTCCGGAATACGCGTGATGCACCATGATTCGAGAACGTGATATCGACAAGCGTAACAACTTTAACTAGAAAACGATTCTACAGTGCGGTCTTGCAATGCGACTGACCTCTGTTCgctaaaactatatttatctCCGAAGCGCCGAAGCACGGTGTGTTGTACTTAATGTTTTAGCTTTATTGTCTCTCCGTTCTACGCTGCGAtcactttttcttctcttcttctctccttcgCGTCTAGCCTCGtcgcctcttcctccttctccctatcatctctctcgctcgcgcTCCTACCCTGCATTTATTTGCGCGTTTCTAATTGCTCGCTTCCAAATATAACGAAATCTCTGTTTCTAATAATCTCTAAACCGATTATCGATTGTCGATCCGacgatataatacaatatcctgtatattcgatcgatattctcGCGTTATTTTCGCGCGTGTTGCATCAAATTCGAATTCGACGgcgattctctctttctctctctctctctctctctctcccttacTTGGTTGGACGTGCTTTTAAAAGATTTCGTGCCAGACGGGCGGTAGCCGCGTCtagacgaaaataaaattgccatCTTTCCGTCTCGTCGTCGCTCTTTCCATCCACGCCTTTCGGCACGGGAGCATGACTCATTCCTACGTCTGACCTGCAAACACAAAGAGAAGGACAACTCCTAAATTaacgaaaggaaaggagaggaaggaagagagtgAGAGTGAGAgtggcagagagagagagagagagagagagagtgtgtgAAATAGAAGATAGATacggaaaaagaagaggaaacgcGATGTTGGAAACGCGAacgcgatcgaaatttttcggTGGAGAAGGAAGGACGTGACCCCGTGACGAATGGGGAGAGATGCCGGGAATGAAAAACGGAGGAGACGAACGCGACGggacggacggacggacgCGTCATTCCGTGGTTCGGTCGGTTCGCAATTAACCGGCGTGGAAATCGATTTAAAGAGGGATTCGGGTAGACGCGGAATGCTCCCACTGCTAATTGCTCGTTTCCATGACGATGTGACGCTGGGCGTTGGAGGAACGAGAAATCGGAAATTCAAATTcgcgagggagggaggggaggctggaagggggaggaggggagggaagagtTCTcccgataaataattatctcgaAACGTCGCCGCCGGAAATCAAACGTGTAGTACGCGGAATACGACAACGTCGATAACGATATCGAAGCTGctcgaattcgaaataaacgaTCGCGAAACGCATCTAACGccgctaaaaataatttattcctcgTCTTCTCCCCGTCGACATCGATCTATCCCTACCTGCTGTCTTCCTTTTGTCGCTCTTCGCTTTTATAAGAATGAATCCAAACGTAAATTTCATTCGGCGAAATTTCTTAATGCGagcgagaaaagaaagaaaagagggcGAGGGAAGAGAAAAGCGGTTTCACGGAATACcgtatagagagagagagagagagagagagaggaacggTGATGGGATCACGATTGGAATACCGGGTACGAAGGGAGGCCGGTTTAGAAGGCAGGACGAACTCGTGACCGCGGCGTGCGGTTGATACGTGGTCGATAcggaaacgaaaagaaatcgcCGATTGATCGACCACCAAGGGAAAACATCGTAGTCCGTGTAACGGTACGATTTGAGCCAGCTTTACCCTTCATGGAAGCGGTCACACGCACACGCAAGCACGCaagcacgcacgcacgcacgcacgcatgAACGCACGCACGTACGCACGCGAAGCGAGCGATGGCCTGAATAGAGTCGAGACACTCGTTTCGCCTTTTTTCCATCTCCCTTGTTTCTGTCTTCTTTGCCGAACGTGGTCGATcgccacgacgacgacgacgacgacgacgacgacgacgacgacgatgcgATGGAGGTCGCCTGAAAGGCTGCTAGCAGTTCGAACCTCCGCTCTCCGGTTAAATATCGAACCAGCAACCACTCGATTGGTCGTCGACGGCAAAAGAAACGCGAATCCCCTAGCCACTTACTTTAGCCGGTTAACACAATGGCTATAACGCCatcgttcgtttcttttcttcttcttcttcttcttcttcttctctttttttccttcgttttaatcatcctccccttcccccctttcctctctctcttttcattttatcgcaATCGTTTTCTCAtcgctcgttttttttttcttttccatcttttattcattttcagatCAGAGGCTACGGCACTCGAAAGGCAGCCTCGACGTTCTCtatttcaaattctcggaCAAGGTGGTTCAGCATCGCGTGACGAGAGCGGAATTATCGTTGTGGGTATGGGGGACGAAGGAAGAGGACGTCTCGGAAGAGCTGGACGGACTCGGAGGAGATTTGGAACGGTCGATGGAGAGCGAGGAGGAGGGTGGTGGGCCCGTGACGATCACGTTGCAAAGGATCGTTCGCGGCACCACCGAGACGGGAGGTCCATCGTTGGGTCCACCGTTGACCACTAAACATCCTCGACCGATCGGCTCCAGAGGCAATTGGGTAACGATCGAATTGAGGAGAATGGTCGCAGAATGGTTCAAACATCCACGGGACAATCTCGGAGTAGCGCTCAAAATCTCCGGTCCCGGAGGTGGTGGTAGTAGTGGTGGTGGTactagtggtggtggtggtggtggtagtggtggtggtggtggtagtggtggtggtggtggtggtagtggtAATCATCgcagaaattcgaaattagtcGAGACTAATCCCGAAGCCGAGTACGCGCCATACCTCGAAGTACAGACGCAAGAACTCGACTCTAGAAGAGGGGCGAGAATCAAGAGAAACGTAGGACTTAATTGCGACGAAGCCAGCCAAGAGACCAGATGTTGTCGATACAAGCTCACCGtcgattttgagaaatttggCTGGGATTGGATAATCGCGCCCAAGAAGTGAGTATCCTTCTccgtataaaaatatggatatacgtatatataaaatcacttTCGATATCATATACGTTTCCCGAGTCAAACGGGATATCTGTTCCGTATAAATAAAAGCGTAAAAGTAAGAATATCCGCGCttgtattttctctctctctctctctctctgtctcttttctttttctttttttcatcacgACGCATATCGCATATAATTATCACGCATATGCGTAAATAACGGATTACGATTTTTGTGTCTCTTAGGTACGATGCCAATTATTGTTCGGGCGATTGTCCGATGGCCTTTCTACCGGCATATCCGAACACTCACATCGTCAGCCTGGCGGAACCGCCTAACAACTCTGGTCCATGTTGCGCCCCGAGAAAACTCTCCGAGATCACGATGTTGTATTTCGATAACGAGTATCAAATCGTGTTTTCGCGATTACCAGGCATGGTCGTCGAGAGATGTGGATGCTCATAGTCTACCTTTATAGCTCGAGAGAAGAGCAACGACGGCGAAGAAAATGTCAAGGCTCTTTTAGGATCTACTAAAATTGTCGATGCTATTTTTACTCCCATCGTTCCTTCcctttcctccttcttcctttactttccctccctctcgaTTTCGTTTCACCGTTTCCTTTTCCCgttccttcccccctcccccttaaAACTTATCCAATTTCCATGGACGATGAACGGTGGTGATTATCGTCGCGTCACCGTtctcatcgtcgtcgtcgtcgtcgtcgttgtctcTGTTCTTCGACGAATTCTCATTTCATAGACTGAAAGTGCCTTGTTCGGGGTGGTTTATTATTACCGAAAATCCCTTTGTAAAGAATATGAACGGGGAATCACGATCAACACACTCAACGAATGCAGATACAGCTGATCGAAAAGatcataagataaaaaagtccgtttttcttttcttcgatgtATGATATGATATCGATGTAATTGAAACGGACACCTTTATAGTCGTTTAAGATTAATGGCAAGGCAAATAGTTCCTAGAGTCacggtattattattaaggtgTCGATGCGTTTACACCTGATCTAAGGAAAACGACcgcgaaagaattattttttatacgggAGCTTATCGCATTTAAATCACCGACTTGCTACTTTTCACGGTCCGATTTTTATCCGACTTATAGAACTTTCACGAATCACGCAAAACGAAAACAAAGCATCTTATCGCAATGTTTCCTTGCACATCGTTGCCTTTCCAAAAGCGAGGATACGAAGATGGAACGATTCGTTTCCGGTAGTCGTCGTTGATCGGTGAAAACGTGTTGGCCGAAAGATCTCTGTGTACAgcgaatcattttctttttttttctctttctctttctctctctcctctctcctctctatctttcctctttttcttcttcttctatctgctttttacaaacaaataaacGATACGTATACGAGAAATGTTTTCTCTTCGAATATAGTATAGCGATATAAGTAAATGCaaattttctctcctcttttcttcttttttataacgCATACTTGGAtactcctcttccttccttcctctcacGTATATCCATCCGTTcccgtttctttccttttagcGAGTCATGTGAATGCGTGCATACGAGTCgtgtaaatatatcatatatctagATCGTTCTTTGccgtttttcttcaaattctcTCTTCGATTCCTCACTTTCCGCATTCTCTGTCatttcatcgtcgtcgtcgtcgttgtcgtcgtcgtcgtcatcatcatcatcattatcatcatcatcattatcattatcatcaccATTCATCActcttctcctctttcccttcctttACGATTCTTCCAACGAAGAAACGTTGCTTGTATATGCTTACGAATGCATGTCCTTTTTCTAACGTGATTAATAACGATCCACtcgatatattatgtatactaTGTATAAATGCGAAATTGTAACAACATCTGGGTTaatcaaattcgaaaaaatcaaCGAATGCATATATGTTTTGGGAttaaaacgagagagagaatattttttattcgcgcTGTAGTCGGATCGCTGTTGGATCCAAATCGCAGATcagtgataattattatttgcgtAGATATTtgcgtatatgtgtatatgtggCTAACGTTCGATCTTTAATCTTCGATGAAAGTGTATTTTTTCGGGAAAATGATTAGATTGAGATGCGTTTTCTAgctacgtttttttttttcacacgaTTTGATAAAGTATGGTAGTATCGTTGCGATATCTAGATATGCTTAGCTCGAAAAATGCGCCAACCGAGAAACGTCTCGGTGCATATTCGGAATATGGGGCTCCGGGCTCGTTTTCTAAATACCCGgagaatttttggaatttttctacGATTCTCGTGCGAGACGAGGATAAATGACAGAAACGGCGCCTCGTTTCCGTAATTTATCTTCCCTTCGATGTAAGAGTAGTGTTAGTAATGTTACGGacgtttcgaaattattcgttttctcATCACGTGATATCGATGTTTCAAATTCAcgaaaatatagtaataatatacgagaaaaaaaaaaaaaaaaaaggattcctaacctaattcaataatttttttcaaaaaatccaTTTGCtcgttttcctttctctccctcctctcccttccctcctttttttttccttacctACCTCTCCTCCCTATTTCCTCGCTTTACACGCCTATCCATCTCGTCACTTCCTTATCCGTTACTTTTTTCCCTTAAGCCTGTCGTTTTTtaccctttctttctttccctttttttttcttcttctcttctcttcgatTTTCGTTTGTTTGTCGATGTGTacctagaattaaaaattaatggaattgTATACTCTCAGTATCAGAAACAAAAGCGGCGAATACtgaatacttatatatatatatatatatatatacacacatatatatatatataacgtgtaCTTTCTAGGTAGAGAGTattcatagaatatttattcgctgaaataaatgatttttttcgacGAAAGATGTACTCGATTTActctttcttcaaatattcttcttgttcttaaaagtatacatatataatatatactatatatagatattttaattattttcgacatTTATAACGATGACACGAacattattaaactttatttctttttttcctctctaatCATCGCTCGTGCAAGATTCATGGTTACCACTTACCACGATAAACTTTTGGGCCgtaaaacgattattattacttcgtgttttcttgttttatttcgtttaccgattataaataaaaaaaaatttcttttttcgtgtaaaaaaaaaagaaaaaaaaaaaaaagagaagaaaaaattgccGACTCGCAAATTcgtggaaagaaaaagtacAATTACATAACGTCACGTGTAATTCgaacaattaagaaatttgtataaacCAACCGTATAATACCACactatctttttttccttttgtttctacttctttctccttttacaAAGAAGCAAGTAAATGCTCGttgatatcaatatttttaatctttatctcAGGTCAAAGTTAAACACGAGCGAGAAGTATCTTTTGTCCGACCGATTCTCTTTGGactaaagaaatttcatttaaaaaagaaaccatttttttaattattatacacgatacgtacatttttcattgatcTTATCGCGCATATAATACGCATCGATCGATTCCGTGTACCTACCTATCTGTCTACGtgcgtacgtacgtacgtgcgtgaaaatacatatgatatatatgaaatcGATCGTCTCGATTCGATCAATATCGTTATTGGAAATGGACGAGATcgacaatttttacttttacgaATCGtattttcgattcgtttaAGAATCGACGTTTATCTAACGTGTATCTCGTAACGATACATATCTCGTTAGATTCGTCGTGAATGATACACGTGTACGTATAATTCGTTCAACGTTCCCATTCTCGACGCTTTTCGATCTATTCTTTCGACGCTTCTTTTTCCAACTCCATTCCAAaagttgaataataataataataaaagattttcatttatggATATAGAAGACTTTTTTAACGAGCGGAAgggaacg
Coding sequences within:
- the LOC107994611 gene encoding growth/differentiation factor 8-like — translated: MVRGMVLLVLLVLFGAFDVPGIERVRVRYLANAGNTCNACRMHEEIRALSLKAIKEQILNKLGLKQAPNMTGRALPRIPPISKLMDMYGMQADQPQPLEPGISHHEEIDEYAAKTESVFALAQPHQRLRHSKGSLDVLYFKFSDKVVQHRVTRAELSLWVWGTKEEDVSEELDGLGGDLERSMESEEEGGGPVTITLQRIVRGTTETGGPSLGPPLTTKHPRPIGSRGNWVTIELRRMVAEWFKHPRDNLGVALKISGPGGGGSSGGGTSGGGGGGSGGGGGSGGGGGGSGNHRRNSKLVETNPEAEYAPYLEVQTQELDSRRGARIKRNVGLNCDEASQETRCCRYKLTVDFEKFGWDWIIAPKKYDANYCSGDCPMAFLPAYPNTHIVSLAEPPNNSGPCCAPRKLSEITMLYFDNEYQIVFSRLPGMVVERCGCS